In the Haloferula helveola genome, one interval contains:
- a CDS encoding phosphoribosylanthranilate isomerase: protein MLQRFLDPKHPSLKVCGVTLGGDAERLAELGVDALGANFWPRSKRYLDPECAGFLGDLAGRILRVGVFVNAGTELPISLFEQGLIDVAQLHGDEPANEIATLQEAGIPVFRSVAVRAEETLAAELSSGPDAILLDAHAPGIYGGTGQTIDWDAAATFISEHPDTPVILAGGITPENAAEALRSTSPAALDTASGSESAPGIKDFTKVEALMRAIRADQD from the coding sequence ATGCTTCAGCGCTTCCTCGACCCCAAACACCCCTCACTCAAAGTCTGCGGAGTGACGCTGGGCGGCGATGCGGAGCGTTTGGCCGAACTCGGCGTGGACGCGCTGGGCGCAAACTTCTGGCCTCGCTCCAAGCGCTACCTTGACCCCGAGTGCGCCGGATTCCTGGGCGACCTTGCCGGACGAATCCTGCGGGTCGGAGTCTTCGTCAATGCCGGCACCGAGCTGCCGATCTCACTCTTCGAACAAGGACTGATCGACGTCGCCCAACTCCACGGCGACGAGCCCGCGAACGAGATTGCCACACTTCAGGAAGCAGGCATTCCGGTCTTCCGCTCCGTCGCCGTCCGCGCTGAAGAAACCCTTGCCGCCGAGCTGTCCTCGGGACCTGACGCCATCCTGCTTGATGCCCATGCCCCCGGCATTTACGGCGGCACCGGACAAACCATCGACTGGGACGCCGCCGCCACATTCATTAGCGAGCACCCGGACACCCCGGTCATTCTCGCGGGAGGGATCACTCCGGAGAACGCCGCCGAGGCCCTGCGCAGCACCTCACCGGCCGCGCTCGACACCGCGTCGGGTTCGGAGTCCGCCCCAGGCATCAAGGACTTCACCAAGGTCGAAGCACTGATGCGGGCGATCCGGGCGGATCAGGACTGA
- the uvrA gene encoding excinuclease ABC subunit UvrA, with protein sequence MIRIRGARQHNLRNLDLEIPREKLVVVTGPSGSGKSSLAFHTLFAEGQRRFIESLSAYARQFLDQLEKPDVDAIEGLSPAIAIEQRSGGLNPRSTVATVTEIYEHLRVLWAAAGTPHDPETGERLERMTAADMVEVLSSEPERTKLVLLAPVPRDEAADAERLIGDLRRQGFVRVRVNGEILDLEEAERGWPERVETVEIVVDRLVVREGIESRLADSVETVLRICGSEARVLIQPPGDEAWEERSFQTSYRNPATSFMIGELSPRHFSFNSHLGACPACEGLGTERFCDPGLLVGDPELPLLQGAITGWWKKGARRGQSLQGELKALLAMFGLAEDAKIDGLSEEASELLFHGGRLATGWKVGVEKKPQFKNYEGLCNEAERKWRTARSEAVKRRISRVMAERPCRVCGGRRLNPAVLSVRIEGADRWLGIQDFCSLPVDEAVAWLADVQLPADRAAICGRLVSELRERLSFLVEVGLDYLGLDRASGTLSGGEAQRIRLATQLGSGLTGVLYVLDEPSIGLHPADTDRLIEALKRLRDRGNTVVVVEHDESMIRAADWLIELGPGAGEQGGELLACGPFDKVGDESPTKRWLEAGVAPAAASGASGDWFDGRVVVRGAREHNLRGIDVEIPLGRITCLTGPSGSGKSTLADDILMRALRRHFHGGTDRPGAHDSVEGLEGLGKAVIVDQAPIGRSPRSNPATFTGAFDLIRGIFAKLPLSRQRGYGPGRFSFNTRGGRCERCEGAGRLKIEMHFLPDAWVECTSCGGKRFNRETLEVTFKGLDIAQVLQLSVSEAKGVFGAVPKLSGILEILDELGLGYLKLGQAASTLSGGEAQRLKLAVELARPAAPHTFYFFDEPTTGLHFGDVDRLLSAFVKLREAGHTVLVVEHHLSVIAAADHVIDLGPGGGRKGGDVVAVGRPGEIARRAESATGRALAEFFGRAGKDKASTP encoded by the coding sequence GTGATTCGGATTCGTGGCGCGCGGCAGCACAACTTGAGGAACCTCGATCTGGAGATTCCCCGGGAGAAGCTTGTCGTCGTGACCGGCCCGAGTGGCAGCGGCAAATCGTCGCTCGCATTCCACACGCTGTTCGCGGAAGGGCAGCGCCGGTTCATCGAGTCGCTGTCCGCCTACGCCCGACAATTCCTCGACCAGTTGGAGAAGCCGGACGTCGACGCGATCGAGGGCTTGAGTCCGGCAATCGCGATCGAGCAGCGCAGCGGTGGGTTGAACCCGCGTTCGACTGTGGCGACGGTGACCGAGATCTACGAGCACCTGCGTGTCCTGTGGGCGGCGGCGGGCACGCCGCATGATCCGGAGACCGGTGAGCGGCTCGAGCGGATGACGGCGGCGGACATGGTCGAGGTGCTTTCGTCCGAACCGGAGCGCACGAAGTTGGTTTTGCTGGCGCCGGTGCCTCGGGACGAAGCGGCCGATGCCGAGCGCCTCATCGGGGATCTCCGTCGCCAAGGATTCGTGCGGGTCCGGGTCAACGGTGAGATTCTGGATCTTGAGGAGGCGGAGCGGGGCTGGCCGGAGCGGGTGGAAACGGTCGAGATCGTGGTGGATCGGTTGGTGGTGCGCGAAGGGATCGAATCGCGGCTCGCCGACTCGGTGGAGACGGTCCTGCGGATCTGTGGAAGTGAGGCCCGGGTTCTGATCCAGCCGCCCGGAGACGAGGCGTGGGAGGAGCGCTCGTTTCAGACCAGCTACCGGAATCCCGCGACCAGTTTCATGATTGGCGAGCTCAGCCCGCGACACTTTTCCTTCAACTCGCACCTGGGTGCCTGTCCGGCCTGCGAGGGGCTCGGGACCGAGCGCTTCTGTGATCCGGGATTGCTTGTCGGTGATCCCGAGCTGCCGCTGCTGCAGGGTGCGATCACGGGTTGGTGGAAAAAGGGGGCGCGTCGCGGTCAGAGTTTGCAGGGAGAGTTGAAGGCCTTGCTGGCGATGTTCGGGCTTGCGGAAGATGCGAAGATCGATGGTCTGTCCGAAGAGGCATCCGAGTTGCTCTTTCACGGAGGGCGTCTCGCCACAGGATGGAAAGTCGGGGTGGAGAAGAAGCCGCAGTTCAAAAACTACGAGGGTCTCTGCAATGAAGCCGAGCGCAAGTGGCGGACGGCTCGGTCCGAAGCGGTGAAGCGCCGAATCAGTCGTGTGATGGCCGAGCGGCCGTGTCGGGTCTGTGGTGGGCGCCGGCTGAATCCGGCGGTGCTGTCGGTCAGGATCGAGGGAGCGGACCGATGGTTGGGTATCCAGGATTTCTGCTCACTGCCGGTCGATGAGGCGGTGGCCTGGCTCGCTGATGTCCAGTTGCCGGCCGACCGTGCCGCCATCTGCGGGCGGCTGGTCTCCGAGCTCCGGGAGAGGTTGTCATTTCTGGTCGAGGTGGGGCTCGACTACCTCGGGCTAGATCGAGCGAGTGGAACCCTGTCGGGCGGGGAGGCCCAACGGATCCGTTTGGCGACGCAGCTCGGCAGCGGTCTGACCGGGGTGCTCTATGTTCTGGACGAGCCAAGCATCGGGTTGCACCCGGCGGATACCGACCGGTTGATCGAGGCGCTCAAGCGTCTCCGCGATCGGGGCAACACGGTGGTGGTGGTCGAGCATGATGAGTCGATGATCCGTGCGGCTGACTGGCTGATCGAGTTAGGGCCGGGTGCGGGTGAGCAGGGTGGTGAGCTGCTCGCATGCGGTCCATTTGATAAGGTCGGTGATGAGTCGCCTACCAAGCGCTGGCTTGAGGCCGGGGTGGCGCCTGCTGCCGCGTCCGGTGCATCCGGCGACTGGTTCGATGGCCGTGTGGTGGTTCGCGGCGCGCGAGAGCACAACTTGCGCGGAATCGATGTCGAGATCCCGTTGGGTCGGATTACCTGTCTCACCGGTCCGAGCGGCAGCGGCAAGTCGACCTTGGCGGACGACATCCTGATGCGCGCCTTGCGCCGGCACTTCCATGGCGGAACGGATCGCCCCGGTGCCCATGATTCGGTCGAAGGTCTGGAGGGACTCGGCAAAGCGGTGATCGTGGATCAGGCTCCGATTGGTCGCAGTCCGCGATCGAATCCGGCAACCTTCACCGGGGCCTTCGATCTGATTCGAGGAATTTTCGCGAAGCTGCCTCTTTCCCGTCAGCGCGGCTATGGTCCGGGACGGTTCAGTTTCAATACGCGCGGCGGTCGTTGCGAGCGTTGCGAAGGTGCGGGCCGGCTCAAGATCGAGATGCATTTCCTGCCGGACGCATGGGTCGAGTGCACCTCGTGTGGCGGCAAGCGGTTCAACCGCGAGACGCTCGAAGTCACGTTCAAGGGGCTCGATATCGCGCAGGTGCTCCAACTCTCGGTGTCGGAGGCGAAGGGGGTCTTCGGCGCGGTGCCGAAGCTGTCCGGAATCCTCGAGATCCTCGATGAGCTCGGACTCGGCTATCTGAAGCTCGGGCAGGCGGCGAGCACGCTGTCGGGTGGCGAGGCGCAGCGGCTGAAACTGGCGGTCGAACTCGCCCGTCCCGCGGCTCCGCACACCTTCTATTTCTTCGATGAGCCGACCACGGGGCTGCACTTCGGGGATGTCGACCGCCTGCTGTCGGCGTTCGTGAAGCTTCGGGAGGCGGGGCACACCGTTTTGGTCGTCGAGCACCATCTCAGCGTGATTGCCGCCGCCGACCACGTGATCGACCTCGGACCCGGTGGTGGACGGAAAGGGGGCGATGTGGTAGCTGTCGGCAGGCCGGGTGAGATCGCCCGACGCGCGGAATCCGCGACGGGACGCGCGCTGGCCGAATTCTTCGGCAGGGCCGGAAAAGACAAGGCTTCGACCCCGTAA
- a CDS encoding sigma-70 family RNA polymerase sigma factor, producing MKTRDDKSVTPATAVNLSPAGSEWRAWLEENGPRLLLFARQQTRSHEDAEDILQDALVKLVDKLRTGQFSGGQEAWMPYLYTTLRRLSIDLGRRDDRRRRREDVSQGGIEEDHRESFHPWFAGDESDEETRGLIEAGLKELPEKFSEVIVMKIWGERTFAEIGEALEISPNTAASRYRYGLEALKKKLGSARRKGDLSI from the coding sequence ATGAAAACCCGGGATGACAAAAGCGTGACACCAGCAACCGCCGTCAATTTATCACCGGCCGGAAGCGAGTGGAGGGCGTGGCTCGAAGAGAACGGGCCGCGGCTCCTGCTGTTCGCCCGGCAGCAAACGCGTTCGCACGAGGACGCCGAGGACATTCTCCAGGACGCGTTGGTCAAGCTCGTCGACAAGCTCCGGACCGGGCAGTTTTCCGGCGGGCAGGAGGCGTGGATGCCCTATCTTTACACGACCCTGCGCCGGCTCTCGATCGATCTCGGGCGCCGCGACGACCGCCGTCGGCGCCGCGAGGATGTCTCCCAAGGCGGGATTGAGGAGGATCACCGGGAGAGTTTCCATCCGTGGTTTGCCGGCGATGAGTCGGACGAGGAGACCCGCGGGCTGATCGAGGCCGGGCTCAAGGAGCTGCCCGAGAAATTTTCCGAGGTCATCGTGATGAAGATCTGGGGCGAGCGGACCTTTGCCGAGATCGGCGAGGCTCTCGAAATTTCTCCAAACACGGCCGCATCGCGGTATCGCTACGGACTTGAAGCCCTGAAGAAGAAACTCGGGTCCGCCCGGCGCAAGGGCGATCTCTCCATCTGA
- a CDS encoding S1C family serine protease: MPEVKAGRPFIGVVLDPVPELLANHLKLEDGQGLVIADIVAGGPAAKGGLQVDDLLVEVGGAAVGSPDDVRRAVGKHQVGDEVEVTVIHEGDRKKVSLTLAEAPAEMPAPAPEEGVAGADALDGFLENLPEQHADKIREALEKNLRQFEMLDLGQVDPGNAAGNQVQEELMKRLRQQMRGGGNGMQMKFDFNAESSVRLMDDKGSVEMKSVDGHKEVKAYDKEGKLLWEGPYDTEQDKAAVPDDIRERIERLNVDMNFEGRGLKLRVGPDRFRPLDQLEEDLPAPAEEDAPKGDE, translated from the coding sequence ATGCCCGAGGTCAAGGCCGGCCGTCCGTTCATCGGGGTGGTCCTTGATCCGGTCCCCGAGCTCCTTGCCAACCATCTGAAGCTCGAGGATGGCCAGGGTCTGGTGATCGCCGATATCGTCGCCGGTGGTCCTGCCGCCAAGGGCGGACTTCAGGTGGATGACCTGCTCGTCGAAGTCGGCGGAGCCGCGGTCGGTTCGCCCGACGATGTGCGCCGCGCGGTCGGCAAGCATCAGGTCGGTGACGAGGTCGAGGTGACGGTGATCCACGAAGGGGATCGCAAGAAGGTTTCGCTCACGCTCGCGGAGGCCCCCGCGGAGATGCCCGCGCCGGCTCCCGAAGAGGGGGTTGCAGGGGCGGATGCGCTCGACGGATTCCTTGAGAACCTCCCCGAGCAGCACGCCGACAAGATCCGCGAGGCGCTCGAGAAGAACCTGCGCCAGTTCGAAATGCTCGATCTCGGTCAGGTCGATCCGGGCAATGCGGCCGGCAACCAAGTCCAGGAGGAGTTGATGAAGCGGCTCCGGCAGCAGATGCGTGGCGGTGGCAACGGCATGCAGATGAAGTTCGACTTCAACGCCGAGAGCTCGGTCCGCCTGATGGACGACAAGGGCAGCGTCGAAATGAAGAGCGTCGATGGCCACAAGGAGGTCAAGGCCTACGACAAGGAAGGCAAGCTCTTGTGGGAAGGTCCTTACGATACGGAGCAGGACAAGGCTGCGGTTCCGGACGACATCCGGGAGCGAATCGAGCGCCTCAACGTCGACATGAATTTCGAAGGTCGTGGACTCAAACTGCGTGTGGGTCCGGACCGTTTCCGTCCGCTTGACCAACTTGAGGAGGATCTTCCGGCGCCCGCCGAGGAGGATGCCCCCAAGGGTGACGAGTAA
- a CDS encoding sigma-70 family RNA polymerase sigma factor, producing the protein MEGSSPLFLTTRWTLLDQVKAPEGGAALDELCRRYWGPVYSFLRRSGCAEADAEDLTQDFFHDFMERDGFSRAEREKGRFRSFLLGCVRNHFANARKAASRQKRGGGYEFVEVNEELDGGDGLSPEQAFDKRWAEDLVDRALLRLKAEWEENGRPFDVLAPFLSGERGAVSLAETADKLGVSLAATKSAVHRLRKRLGDLVKEEVSATLGSEDDASDELEHLLQLLSR; encoded by the coding sequence ATGGAAGGAAGCTCCCCCTTGTTTCTGACGACCCGCTGGACCCTGCTGGACCAGGTCAAGGCACCGGAAGGCGGGGCGGCCTTGGATGAGCTCTGCCGACGTTACTGGGGGCCGGTCTACTCCTTCCTCCGGAGGTCCGGCTGTGCGGAGGCGGATGCCGAAGATCTGACGCAGGACTTCTTCCATGACTTCATGGAGCGTGACGGCTTCTCGCGGGCAGAGCGGGAGAAGGGTCGGTTCCGCAGTTTCCTGCTCGGTTGTGTGCGCAACCATTTCGCCAACGCACGGAAGGCGGCAAGCCGTCAGAAACGCGGTGGGGGGTATGAGTTCGTCGAGGTGAATGAGGAGCTCGATGGCGGAGACGGACTGAGCCCTGAGCAAGCGTTCGACAAACGCTGGGCCGAGGATCTTGTCGACCGGGCCTTGCTCAGGCTGAAAGCGGAGTGGGAGGAAAACGGAAGACCCTTCGATGTGCTTGCTCCATTCCTTTCGGGAGAGCGTGGCGCGGTATCGCTGGCGGAAACCGCCGACAAACTCGGTGTGTCGTTGGCCGCGACCAAGTCGGCGGTCCATCGGTTGCGCAAGCGTCTCGGTGACTTGGTCAAGGAAGAGGTGTCGGCGACGCTCGGCTCGGAGGACGACGCCTCGGACGAACTGGAGCATCTGCTCCAACTCCTGTCGCGGTGA
- a CDS encoding serine/threonine-protein kinase: MADSKCPVCGRESDGVCRHCLVDGLFSEESDLFELPGDLGGFRLLKRIGRGASGEVWQAFQPGPDREVALKVFLDPRLGGTADRSRFMAEAQALGKLDHPGIVPVYATGEDAGFLFIASRWMKGGTLADRSPVRGDRNGCRGVVEILSKLARAVAHAHRHGLVHRDIKPANVLLDPEGEPCLADFGIAVAAGLDESGSTSGTPAYMAPEQARGDAVTTSVDIFGLGAVMFDLLAGQPPDRKVEKRWRSLASVDLDAAAICQRCLSEDPGQRYGSADDLADDLDRWLAGEPVKARPVGWNERLLKWAKRRPAQAGLSGLAAASALALAIILVVGSDALRRERNVAVEQERLARSNAERAEQTADDLREHAYAADVYLASRAIEDGQLGVARSMLERHVPEDGEPDVRGFEWAAYLAMCGGDDERMFADHQAAVTSVAFSPDGRHVASVGRDGLIFVREVETGRLALSLPEADAPVGAAEIPLMAKLVAASPEIRNRILRAELNPDEVRMRGRPARLGDLTAVAWAPDGTRFATGAAGAYVRLWSFPDGKLTGLLPLQSVREVRFVRDGSHLAVLHGYGQEFAIRIYDLDSMTEVWKSAPAEPAMAVHKDRLAWMEIGGGPLRVIDLRSFEEVSELPASIGLSALGYSIDGSRLFGVSPDGRAERMWKPDGQVVAPDELPNGAVRSVVATSGGFAVAGTGQTVVIRSGENLSSRQVMRGHEDEILCLSVSTDGRRIASGAKDRTVRIWRLGEMAESSEGAAGSGLEIVAHGPDASRWLAQSRDGAVLLGSVGGPIMPLDPSVDRKALCFDRKGERAATWRSEQGEFLVEWWDAVSGEKTGEQRIEVEADEPWLARGESGWLAVTGPDSGLQLFDLESGELQWSLPDPDAGILRLSVSPKGDAVAGFMWPRFVMIGSRERGWSEQIKMTDGTMGPMVFSPDGRWLISGNDENRVAIHDVETAARIRVLSGHRAPLAKLAVSPDGRTLASSSSDRTMRLWHLPTWRELGVMERGHVMSYLGFSNDSESLLVAPWNHSLRLLPETKEGGATSP, from the coding sequence ATGGCGGATTCGAAGTGCCCGGTCTGCGGACGCGAGTCGGATGGCGTTTGCCGCCACTGCCTCGTGGACGGGCTCTTCTCGGAGGAGAGTGATTTGTTCGAACTGCCTGGCGATCTCGGTGGGTTCCGTCTGCTGAAGCGGATCGGGCGGGGTGCGAGTGGCGAGGTGTGGCAAGCGTTCCAGCCCGGTCCGGATCGGGAGGTCGCCCTGAAGGTGTTTCTCGATCCCCGACTTGGCGGGACGGCCGACCGGAGTCGATTCATGGCAGAAGCGCAGGCTTTGGGGAAACTGGACCACCCGGGAATCGTGCCGGTGTATGCGACAGGCGAGGATGCTGGATTCCTTTTCATTGCCAGCCGCTGGATGAAGGGAGGCACGCTCGCAGATCGGTCGCCGGTGAGAGGCGATCGGAACGGTTGCCGGGGTGTCGTTGAAATCCTTTCGAAGCTCGCACGCGCGGTGGCACACGCCCACCGGCACGGACTGGTGCATCGGGATATCAAACCCGCGAACGTCTTGCTCGATCCAGAGGGTGAACCCTGTCTCGCCGACTTCGGTATCGCGGTGGCGGCGGGCCTGGACGAGTCGGGCTCAACGAGCGGAACGCCGGCCTACATGGCGCCCGAGCAGGCGCGGGGAGATGCGGTGACCACTTCGGTCGATATCTTCGGTCTGGGCGCGGTGATGTTCGACCTTCTCGCCGGACAACCACCGGATCGGAAAGTCGAGAAGCGGTGGCGGTCGCTTGCATCCGTGGATCTCGATGCTGCGGCGATTTGCCAGCGCTGCCTGTCCGAAGATCCCGGGCAACGCTATGGATCTGCCGATGATCTTGCGGACGATCTCGACCGTTGGCTGGCCGGTGAACCGGTAAAGGCGCGACCGGTTGGTTGGAACGAGCGTTTGCTCAAGTGGGCGAAGCGTCGTCCCGCACAAGCGGGTCTGTCCGGGCTGGCCGCGGCATCGGCGCTCGCTCTGGCGATCATTCTCGTCGTGGGTTCGGATGCGCTGCGGAGGGAGCGCAACGTCGCGGTGGAGCAGGAAAGGCTGGCGAGGTCCAACGCCGAGCGTGCCGAGCAGACCGCCGACGATCTGAGGGAGCACGCGTACGCCGCCGACGTCTACCTGGCGAGTCGTGCGATCGAAGACGGTCAGCTTGGGGTCGCGCGCTCGATGCTCGAGCGTCACGTCCCGGAAGATGGCGAGCCGGATGTCCGCGGGTTCGAGTGGGCTGCCTATCTGGCAATGTGCGGAGGCGACGACGAGCGGATGTTTGCCGATCACCAGGCGGCGGTGACCTCGGTCGCGTTCTCGCCGGATGGTCGTCATGTGGCGAGCGTCGGAAGGGATGGGCTAATCTTCGTCAGGGAAGTGGAAACCGGCCGACTCGCACTGTCGCTGCCCGAGGCCGATGCCCCGGTTGGAGCGGCGGAGATTCCGTTGATGGCGAAGCTGGTGGCGGCCTCTCCGGAAATCAGGAACCGTATCCTCCGCGCCGAGTTGAACCCGGATGAAGTCCGGATGCGCGGACGGCCTGCCCGGCTGGGTGATCTGACTGCCGTGGCATGGGCTCCGGATGGGACTCGCTTCGCCACCGGTGCGGCGGGCGCTTACGTGCGCCTCTGGAGTTTTCCCGATGGGAAGCTCACCGGTCTGCTCCCTCTGCAAAGCGTGAGGGAGGTCCGGTTTGTTCGTGACGGTTCCCACCTTGCGGTCCTTCACGGCTACGGCCAGGAATTTGCCATTCGGATCTATGATCTGGATTCCATGACTGAGGTGTGGAAGTCCGCTCCTGCCGAACCTGCGATGGCGGTGCACAAGGACCGGCTTGCTTGGATGGAGATCGGGGGCGGTCCTCTCCGGGTGATCGATCTCAGGTCATTCGAAGAAGTCTCCGAGCTGCCGGCCTCGATCGGCTTGTCCGCACTCGGCTACTCGATCGATGGCAGTCGCTTGTTTGGTGTCAGCCCGGACGGCCGGGCGGAGCGTATGTGGAAGCCAGACGGCCAGGTGGTGGCTCCGGATGAATTGCCGAACGGTGCGGTTCGCTCCGTGGTCGCGACATCTGGAGGATTTGCGGTGGCGGGGACCGGGCAAACGGTGGTCATCCGGTCCGGAGAGAATCTGTCGAGCCGCCAAGTCATGCGGGGTCATGAGGACGAGATCCTGTGTTTGTCGGTTTCCACCGATGGACGGCGAATCGCCTCCGGCGCGAAAGACCGGACCGTTCGAATCTGGCGCCTCGGGGAGATGGCCGAGTCATCCGAAGGCGCGGCCGGATCCGGTCTGGAGATTGTCGCGCACGGGCCGGATGCTTCCCGCTGGCTGGCTCAGTCGAGGGACGGAGCCGTGCTTCTCGGGAGCGTTGGCGGTCCGATCATGCCTCTTGATCCGTCGGTAGACCGGAAGGCGCTGTGCTTTGACCGGAAAGGCGAACGGGCAGCGACATGGCGATCGGAGCAGGGGGAGTTCCTCGTCGAATGGTGGGATGCGGTGAGTGGAGAGAAAACCGGCGAACAGCGGATCGAAGTAGAGGCCGATGAACCGTGGTTGGCCCGCGGAGAATCGGGATGGTTGGCGGTGACCGGACCCGACTCAGGCCTTCAGCTTTTTGATCTCGAGAGCGGCGAACTTCAGTGGTCACTGCCGGATCCGGACGCCGGCATCCTGAGGTTGTCGGTATCTCCGAAGGGCGACGCGGTCGCGGGATTCATGTGGCCGAGATTCGTGATGATCGGGTCCCGTGAGCGCGGGTGGAGCGAGCAAATCAAGATGACCGACGGCACCATGGGGCCGATGGTCTTTTCACCCGACGGACGATGGCTGATCTCAGGGAATGACGAGAACCGTGTGGCGATTCACGATGTCGAGACCGCCGCGAGGATACGGGTACTGAGCGGTCATCGTGCTCCGTTGGCGAAGCTGGCGGTGTCACCCGACGGTCGGACGCTCGCAAGTTCCTCGTCGGACCGCACGATGCGACTCTGGCACCTTCCGACGTGGCGCGAGCTGGGCGTGATGGAGCGCGGTCACGTGATGAGCTATCTCGGCTTTTCGAACGATAGCGAAAGCCTGCTGGTCGCACCTTGGAACCACTCGCTCCGGTTGCTGCCGGAGACGAAGGAGGGCGGTGCGACGTCACCTTGA
- a CDS encoding choice-of-anchor R domain-containing protein yields the protein MNVSTLPLVLALTAAAPAAVVLDSITGATLGGASTNITGPDTAIDFFGTPVPIPDNEVAVRFQTGIYSSTLDQLDFAINISDPSHLDPVQVVLSTGPNPPGGTSPVALGTATPTSTGGFSQTLSISPSGTITLTPNTEYWLHFTATGTETFYALASSNLTNSTGSWAFTETWSLQPPAAWNQLNGLTPAIRISATEAVPETSTALLGAFGLLLVLHRRRALS from the coding sequence ATGAATGTTTCCACCCTTCCTCTGGTCCTCGCTCTCACCGCTGCCGCCCCGGCAGCCGTTGTGCTCGACTCGATCACCGGCGCCACCCTCGGTGGCGCTTCGACCAACATTACCGGCCCGGACACCGCGATCGACTTCTTCGGGACACCGGTCCCGATCCCCGACAACGAGGTCGCGGTCCGCTTCCAAACCGGAATCTACTCGTCGACCCTCGACCAACTCGATTTCGCGATCAACATCTCGGATCCCAGCCACCTCGACCCGGTCCAGGTCGTCCTGAGCACCGGTCCCAATCCGCCGGGTGGCACGAGTCCGGTGGCCTTGGGAACCGCGACTCCGACATCGACCGGTGGATTCTCCCAAACGCTTTCGATCAGTCCGTCCGGAACGATCACCCTGACACCGAACACCGAGTATTGGCTGCACTTCACGGCCACCGGCACGGAAACCTTTTACGCTCTCGCTTCAAGCAACTTGACCAACTCGACCGGCAGCTGGGCGTTCACCGAGACTTGGTCACTCCAGCCACCCGCGGCATGGAACCAACTGAACGGACTGACACCGGCTATCCGGATCTCGGCAACCGAGGCGGTTCCCGAAACATCGACCGCGCTGCTGGGAGCCTTCGGCCTGCTGCTCGTTTTGCACCGTCGCAGGGCCCTGTCCTGA